The Dreissena polymorpha isolate Duluth1 chromosome 10, UMN_Dpol_1.0, whole genome shotgun sequence genome includes a region encoding these proteins:
- the LOC127847403 gene encoding integumentary mucin C.1-like, producing the protein MNIFALVVVVSSFSSTLGFLLQSCNNDSDCKNGGSCQGVDRYKRCHCEHNYIGNSCEIDLGHICDSNRCHSHGRCEASRFYPPYYFCHCETGYHGHDCQYAPATHLAATQPQPTTTLPSTPPTTTLIQTTKTTPTTTLPTTPPPTTTRPTTTLIQTTPTTSHHTHKTTTPPNTVMTTTHKPTTTTTTTSGTTFNPTTPTVATTTELQMYSDTPRCSKFKTVFDIAGTIISHNALASVCPKSGNHSSPEAFVLNHCTLTNTDPKGWKIGHQVMYNCAAVPPYTPVIETFGTYSPNTHRSGIFLECLPEPEGFKLLWYRLLSVPWGSFCNHVTITATVRTEVPAKEWMGTNVATASIIMLGASAK; encoded by the exons ATGAACATTTTTGCATTGG ttgTTGTGGTATCATCTTTTAGCAGTACCTTGGGGTTCCTTCTTCAAT CATGTAACAATGACAGCGACTGTAAGAACGGAGGTTCCTGCCAAGGAGTGGATAGGTACAAACGTTGCCACTGCGAGCATAATTATATTGGGAACTCCTGTGAAATAGATCTAG GACACATATGCGATTCAAACAGATGCCACAGCCATGGTCGATGTGAAGCCAGCCGTTTCTACCCGCCTTACTACTTCTGCCATTGCGAAACCGGATACCATGGCCATGATTGTCAAT ACGCCCCAGCCACACATTTGGCGGCTACACAACCACAACCGACAACAACACTGCCAtcaacaccaccaacaacaacacttatacaaacaacaaaaacaacaccaacaacaacattgcctacaacaccaccaccaacaacaactaGACCAACAACAACACTGATacaaacaacaccaacaacatcGCATCATACTCATAAAACCACAACACCACCTAACACAGTGATGACCACAACCCACaagccaacaacaacaacaacaactacgtCAGGCACAACATTTAATCCAACTACACCGACGGTTGCGACAACAACCGAGTTACAAATGTACTCAG ACACACCTCGCTGTTCGAAATTCAAAACTGTGTTCGACATTGCTGGAACTATTATTTCCCACAATGCCCTTGCGTCGGTTTGCCCGAAATCCGGTAACCATTCGTCCCCAGAAGCATTCGTACTCAACCACTGTACTCTTACGAATACAGACCCAAAGGGATGGAAAATAGGGCACCAG GTCATGTACAACTGCGCGGCTGTACCTCCATACACACCAGTGATTGAAACATTTGGCACATACAGTCCTAACACTCATCGGTCAGGAATCTTTTTGGAATGTCTGCCGGAACCCGAGGGCTTTAAG ttgTTGTGGTATCGTCTGTTATCAGTACCTTGGGGTTCCTTTTGCAAT CATGTAACAATAACAGCGACTGTAAGAACGGAAGTTCCTGCGAAGGAGTGGATGGGTACAAACGTTGCCACTGCGAGCATAATTATGTTGGGAGCTTCTGCGAAATAG